TTTTGTAAGGAGGGATTGGTATGAATGAAAAAAATGTTAAATTCACACTTAACGGTAAACCCGTAACATTAACAGTTTCACCTTCAGCTACGTTACTGGATATCATTCGTGACGAATTAAAACTTACGGGAACCAAAAGAGGCTGCGGCAAAGGAGAATGCGGTGCATGTACAGTAATTATGGACGGTATTGCAGTTAATTCCTGCCTGATCCCGATAATGAAAGTTGCCGGATGCCATGTTGAAACCATTGAAGGTATCGGTAACCAGGAAAAGCCGCACCCGGTACAGGAAGCATTTATGGACCTGGGGGCTATTCAATGCGGTTTTTGTACTCCAGGGATGATTATGTCTTCCAAGGCCCTGTTGGACAAGACGCCGAACCCCGACCGCGGACAAATCAGGGAAGCCATATCAGGCAATATCTGCCGTTGTACGGGGTATGTCAAAATTGAAGCAGCTGTTCAAGCTGC
This genomic interval from Desulfoscipio sp. XC116 contains the following:
- a CDS encoding (2Fe-2S)-binding protein, yielding MNEKNVKFTLNGKPVTLTVSPSATLLDIIRDELKLTGTKRGCGKGECGACTVIMDGIAVNSCLIPIMKVAGCHVETIEGIGNQEKPHPVQEAFMDLGAIQCGFCTPGMIMSSKALLDKTPNPDRGQIREAISGNICRCTGYVKIEAAVQAAAEKVKEEISK